The proteins below are encoded in one region of Homalodisca vitripennis isolate AUS2020 unplaced genomic scaffold, UT_GWSS_2.1 ScUCBcl_1234;HRSCAF=4599, whole genome shotgun sequence:
- the LOC124371352 gene encoding poly [ADP-ribose] polymerase tankyrase-1-like encodes MYESIKELRWDTKMLTVKGNDGHEQSNHRLGSDVRRGDVTKTDGRLCIIPSSITYLPAYVKLLVKNGADPNRECNEHLTPTALAIIEDNSEMLTLLISLGADPDRIVELDGEQVTLLQLAVSLYNFKIVRLLLENGADPDKSAPATGETALHVAARARPLERRKLIALQSTLYTLIARGASLETTRNDGFTPLQVAILYRRYDEARILIIGGSRLNSTIERGEFRGRTSFHLAASSLDVDLIDLCLKYGADVNVCDRHDGIDLPASTLMAAIYDFKDKGVDNSEVVVEILKMFTRCIEKIVAAGAELRCCSLGTPFPLNYIASKGDARIMIILLSGGVQTNRLDESGETALHKAASMGYVDCCRLLLEYGAIYNYKSRHKCHRTPAQLAKFVGHTGVTSLLSTIDRYSKRLQIGKFKQPNPDDELFTAVMNCRSSGGTTLLGSAVHLALKREAEILMGLRLGMSDGDS; translated from the exons ACAAAAACGGACGGACGCCTTTGCATTATTCCGTCTTCAATAACCTACCTACCCGCCTATGTGAAACTTCTGGTTAAGAACGGTGCCGACCCGAACCGCGAGTGCAACGAACATCTTACACCAACAGCACTCGCCATCATCGAAGACAATTCAGAGATGCTGACACTCCTAATATCTCTCGGAGCCGACCCTGACCGTATCGTAGAGTTGGATGGCGAGCAGGTGACGCTTCTGCAGCTCGCAGTgagtttgtacaattttaaaatcgtaCGGCTGTTGTTGGAGAATGGTGCGGATCCAGACAAAAGTGCCCCCGCGACGGGAGAAACAGCGTTACACGTCGCCGCACGCGCCCGTCCACTCGAGAGAAGAAAGCTGATAGCTCTGCAATCCACGTTGTACACATTGATTGCGCGCGGCGCCTCACTCGAGACGACACGAAACGATGGTTTTACCCCATTACAGGTGGCCATATTGTATAGGAGATATGATGAGGCAAGGATTTTAATCATCGGCGGATCAAGACTGAACAGTACAATCGAACGAGGTGAATTTCGGGGGCGTACGTCATTTCATTTAGCTGCAAGTTCGCTGGACGTCGATTTGATCGATCTCTGTTTGAAGTATGGAGCCGACGTGAACGTGTGTGACAGGCACGACGGGATAGACCTTCCGGCCAGTACTTTGATGGCCGCGATATACGATTTTAAAGATAAAGGAGTGGACAATTCCGAAGTCGtggtggaaattttaaaaatgttcacgaG GTGTATTGAGAAGATCGTCGCAGCGGGTGCCGAACTAAGGTGTTGCAGCCTAGGAACCCCGTTTCCTCTCAATTATATCGCCTCGAAAGGGGACGCGAGGATAATGATAATACTTCTGAGCGGAGGCGTACAGACAAACCGCTTGGATGAAAGCGGAGAGACCGCCCTGCACAAAGCGGCGAGTATGGGTTACGTCGACTGCTGTCGTCTGTTGCTGGAGTATGGGGCGATATACAACTACAAAAGTCGTCACAAGTGTCATAGGACGCCCGCACAGTTGGCGAAGTTCGTTGGGCACACGGGGGTGACATCGTTGTTGTCCACCATTGACAGATATTCCAAGCGACTGCAGATTGGTAAATTTAAACAGCCCAACCCCGACGACGAACTGTTTACTGCCGTTATGAACTGTCGTTCCAGTGGAGGAACCACCCTGCTAGGAAGCGCCGTCCACCTCGCACTGAAAAGAGAAGCCGAAATTTTGATGGGTCTAAGGTTAGGAATGAGTGATGGTGATTCATAA
- the LOC124371351 gene encoding LOW QUALITY PROTEIN: serine/threonine-protein phosphatase 6 regulatory ankyrin repeat subunit B-like (The sequence of the model RefSeq protein was modified relative to this genomic sequence to represent the inferred CDS: deleted 1 base in 1 codon), whose translation MLTLLISLGADPDRIVELDGEQVTLLQLAVSLYNFKIVRLLLENGADPDKSAPATGETALHVAARARPLERRKLIALQSTLYTLIARGASLETTRNDGFTPLQVAILYRRYDEARILIIGGSRLNSTIERGEFRGRTSFHLAASSLDVDLIDLCLKYGADVNVCDRHDGIDLPASTLMAAIYDFKDKGVDNSEVVVEILKMFTRCNFPVNVIQDFWECVKIFTLKIKSRIVFKMLDSALNTQNDFLIKLMHRDVRCIEKIVAAGAELRCCSLGTPFPLNYIASKGDARIMIILLSGGVQTNRLDESGETALHKAASMGYVDCCRLLLEYGAIYNYKSRHKCHRTPAQLAKFVGHTGVTSLLSTIDRYSKRLQIGKFKQPNPDDELFTAVMNCRSSGGTTLLGSAVHLALKREAEILMGLRLGMSDAAADTIHVVPFLTWQVCDGFQNKYALIGFQRLWKKNLYAPDRFFKTKMYESIKELRWDTKMLTVKGNDGHEQSNHRLGSDVRRGDVTKTDGRLCIIPSSITYLPAYVKLLVKNGADPNRECNEHLTPTALAIIEDNSEMLTLLISLGADPDRIVELDGEQVTLLQLAVSLYNFKIVRLLLENGADPDKSAPATGETALHVAARARPLERRKLIALQSTLYTLIARGASLETTRNDGFTPLQVAILYRRYDEARILIIGGSRLNSTIERGEFRGRTSFHLAASSLDVDLIDLCLKYGADVNVCDRHDGIDLPASTLMAAIYDFKDKGVDNSEVVVEILKMFTRCIEKIVAAGAELRCCSLGTPFPLNYIASKGDARIMIILLSGGVQTNRLDESGETALHKAASMGYVDCCRLLLEYGAIYNYKSRHKCHRTPAQLAKFVGHTGVTSLLSTIDRYSKRLQIGKFKQPNPDDELFTAVMNCRSSGGTTLLGSAVHLALKREAEILMGLSRAAFLVSGVKKLISVGFNINRIIDRETGLSILHYAVKSTDFQFITFLLSVNADPNNPDKNGRTPLHYSVFNNLPTRLVKLLVKNGADPNRECNEHLTPTALAIIEDNSEMLTLLISLGADPDRIVELDGEQVTLLQLAVSLYNFKIVRLLLENGADPDKSAPATGETALHVAARARPLERRKLIALQSTLYTLIARGASLETTRNDGFTPLQVAILYRRYDAARILIIGGSRLNSTIERGEFRGRTSFHLAASSLDVDLIDLCLKYGADVNVCDRHDGIDLPASTLMAAIYDFKDKGVDNSEVVVEILKMFTRCNFPVNVIQDFWECVKIFTLKIKSRIVFKMLDSALNTQNDFLIKLMHRDVRGIEKIVAAGAELRCCSLGTPFPLNYIASKGDARIMIILLSGGVQTNRLDETGETALHKAASMGYVDCCRLLLEYGAIYNYKSRHKCHRTPAQLAKFVGHTGVTSLLSTIDRYFKRLQIGKFKQPNPDDELFTAVMNCRSSGGTTLLGSAVHLALKREAEILMGLRLGMSDWQVCDGFQNKYALIGIQRLWKKNL comes from the exons ATGCTGACACTCCTAATATCTCTCGGAGCCGACCCTGACCGTATCGTAGAGTTGGATGGCGAGCAGGTGACGCTTCTGCAGCTCGCAGTgagtttgtacaattttaaaatcgtaCGGCTGTTGTTGGAGAATGGTGCGGATCCAGACAAAAGTGCCCCCGCGACGGGAGAAACAGCGTTACACGTCGCCGCACGCGCCCGTCCACTCGAGAGAAGAAAGCTGATAGCTCTGCAATCCACGTTGTACACATTGATTGCGCGCGGCGCCTCACTCGAGACGACACGAAACGATGGTTTTACCCCATTACAGGTGGCCATATTGTATAGGAGATATGATGAGGCAAGGATTTTAATCATCGGCGGATCAAGACTGAACAGTACAATCGAACGAGGTGAATTTCGGGGGCGTACGTCATTTCATTTAGCTGCAAGTTCGCTGGACGTCGATTTGATCGATCTCTGTTTGAAGTATGGAGCCGACGTGAACGTGTGTGACAGGCACGACGGGATAGACCTTCCGGCCAGTACTTTGATGGCCGCGATATACGATTTTAAAGATAAAGGAGTGGACAATTCCGAAGTCGtggtggaaattttaaaaatgttcacgaGGTGCAACTTTCCAGTCAATGTTATACAGGATTTTTGGgagtgtgttaaaatatttacattaaaaataaaatctagaattgtctttaaaatgttgGATTCTGCACTAAACACGCAAAATGactttttaatcaaattgatgcACCGGGATGTAAGGTGTATTGAGAAGATCGTCGCAGCGGGTGCCGAACTAAGGTGTTGCAGCCTAGGAACCCCGTTTCCTCTCAATTATATCGCCTCGAAAGGGGACGCGAGGATAATGATAATACTTCTGAGCGGAGGCGTACAGACAAACCGCTTGGATGAAAGCGGAGAGACCGCCCTGCACAAAGCGGCGAGTATGGGTTACGTCGACTGCTGTCGTCTGTTGCTGGAGTATGGGGCGATATACAACTACAAAAGTCGTCACAAGTGTCATAGGACGCCCGCACAGTTGGCGAAGTTCGTTGGGCACACGGGGGTGACATCGTTGTTGTCCACCATTGACAGATATTCCAAGCGACTGCAGATTGGTAAATTTAAACAGCCCAACCCCGACGACGAACTGTTTACTGCCGTTATGAACTGTCGTTCCAGTGGAGGAACCACCCTGCTAGGAAGCGCCGTCCACCTCGCATTGAAAAGAGAAGCCGAAATTTTGATGGGTCTAAGGTTAGGAATGAGTGATG CCGCTGCAGATACGATACACGTGGTTCCATTTCTCACA TGGCAGGTGTGCGACGGCTTCCAGAACAAATACGCTCTCATCGGCTTCCAGAGGTTATGGAAAAAGAACCTTTACGCACCCGATAGATTTTTCAAAACGAAGATGTACGAAAGTATCAAGGAACTACGTTGGGACACAAAGATGTTAACAGTAAAGGGAAACGACGGTCACGAACAGTCTAACCATCGTCTGGGCTCGGACGTGAGACGAGGAGATGTG ACAAAAACGGACGGACGCCTTTGCATTATTCCGTCTTCAATAACCTACCTACCCGCCTATGTGAAACTTCTGGTTAAGAACGGTGCCGACCCGAACCGCGAGTGCAACGAACATCTTACACCAACAGCACTCGCCATCATCGAAGACAATTCAGAGATGCTGACACTCCTAATATCTCTCGGAGCCGACCCTGACCGTATCGTAGAGTTGGATGGCGAGCAGGTGACGCTTCTGCAGCTCGCAGTgagtttgtacaattttaaaatcgtaCGGCTGTTGTTGGAGAATGGTGCGGATCCAGACAAAAGTGCCCCCGCGACGGGAGAAACAGCGTTACACGTCGCCGCACGCGCCCGTCCACTCGAGAGAAGAAAGCTGATAGCTCTGCAATCCACGTTGTACACATTGATTGCGCGCGGCGCCTCACTCGAGACGACACGAAACGATGGTTTTACCCCATTACAGGTGGCCATATTGTATAGGAGATATGATGAGGCAAGGATTTTAATCATCGGCGGATCAAGACTGAACAGTACAATCGAACGAGGTGAATTTCGGGGGCGTACGTCATTTCATTTAGCTGCAAGTTCGCTGGACGTCGATTTGATCGATCTCTGTTTGAAGTATGGAGCCGACGTGAACGTGTGTGACAGGCACGACGGGATAGACCTTCCGGCCAGTACTTTGATGGCCGCGATATACGATTTTAAAGATAAAGGAGTGGACAATTCCGAAGTCGtggtggaaattttaaaaatgttcacgaG GTGTATTGAGAAGATCGTCGCAGCGGGTGCCGAACTAAGGTGTTGCAGCCTAGGAACCCCGTTTCCTCTCAATTATATCGCCTCGAAAGGGGACGCGAGGATAATGATAATACTTCTGAGCGGAGGCGTACAGACAAACCGCTTGGATGAAAGCGGAGAGACCGCCCTGCACAAAGCGGCGAGTATGGGTTACGTCGACTGCTGTCGTCTGTTGCTGGAGTATGGGGCGATATACAACTACAAAAGTCGTCACAAGTGTCATAGGACGCCCGCACAGTTGGCGAAGTTCGTTGGGCACACGGGGGTGACATCGTTGTTGTCCACCATTGACAGATATTCCAAGCGACTGCAGATTGGTAAATTTAAACAGCCCAACCCCGACGACGAACTGTTTACTGCCGTTATGAACTGTCGTTCCAGTGGAGGAACCACCCTGCTAGGAAGCGCCGTCCACCTCGCATTGAAAAGAGAAGCCGAAATTTTGATGGGTCTAAG TCGGGCAGCCTTTTTAGTGTCGGGTGTGAAAAAACTCATCAGTGTGGGATTTAACATAAACCGTATAATCGATCGGGAAACAGGATTGAGCATCTTACACTACGCGGTGAAATCAACCGATTtccaatttattacatttctacTGAGTGTTAACGCGGATCCAAACAATCCAGACAAAAACGGACGGACGCCTTTGCATTATTCCGTCTTCAATAACCTACCTACCCGCCTA GTGAAACTTCTGGTTAAGAACGGTGCCGACCCGAACCGCGAGTGCAACGAACATCTTACACCAACAGCACTCGCCATCATCGAAGACAATTCAGAGATGCTGACACTCCTAATATCTCTCGGAGCCGACCCTGACCGTATCGTAGAGTTGGATGGCGAGCAGGTGACGCTTCTGCAGCTCGCAGTgagtttgtacaattttaaaatcgtaCGGCTGTTGTTGGAGAATGGTGCGGATCCAGACAAAAGTGCCCCCGCGACGGGAGAAACAGCGTTACACGTCGCCGCACGCGCCCGTCCACTCGAGAGAAGAAAGCTGATAGCTCTGCAATCCACGTTGTACACATTGATTGCGCGCGGCGCCTCACTCGAGACGACACGAAACGATGGTTTTACCCCATTACAGGTGGCCATATTGTATAGGAGATATGATGCGGCAAGGATTTTAATCATCGGCGGATCAAGACTGAACAGTACAATCGAACGAGGTGAATTTCGGGGGCGTACGTCATTTCATTTAGCTGCAAGTTCGCTGGACGTCGATTTGATCGATCTCTGTTTGAAGTATGGAGCCGACGTGAACGTGTGTGACAGGCACGACGGGATAGACCTTCCGGCCAGTACTTTGATGGCCGCGATATACGATTTTAAAGATAAAGGAGTGGACAATTCCGAAGTCGtggtggaaattttaaaaatgttcacgaGGTGCAACTTTCCAGTCAATGTTATACAGGATTTTTGGgagtgtgttaaaatatttacattaaaaataaaatctagaattgtctttaaaatgttgGATTCTGCACTAAACACGCAAAATGactttttaatcaaattgatgcACCGGGATGTAAGGGGTATTGAGAAGATCGTCGCAGCGGGTGCCGAACTAAGGTGTTGCAGCCTAGGAACCCCGTTTCCTCTCAATTATATCGCCTCGAAAGGGGACGCGAGGATAATGATAATACTTCTGAGCGGAGGCGTACAGACAAACCGCTTGGATGAAACCGGAGAGACCGCCCTGCACAAAGCGGCGAGTATGGGTTACGTCGACTGCTGTCGTCTGTTGCTGGAGTATGGGGCGATATACAACTACAAAAGTCGTCACAAGTGTCATAGGACGCCCGCACAGTTGGCGAAGTTCGTTGGGCACACGGGGGTGACATCGTTGTTGTCCACCATTGACAGATATTTCAAGCGACTGCAGATTGGTAAATTTAAACAGCCCAACCCCGACGACGAACTGTTTACTGCCGTTATGAACTGTCGTTCCAGTGGAGGAACCACCCTGCTAGGAAGCGCCGTCCACCTCGCATTGAAAAGAGAAGCCGAAATTTTGATGGGTCTAAGGTTAGGAATGAGTGAT TGGCAGGTGTGCGACGGCTTCCAGAACAAATACGCTCTCATCGGCATCCAGAGGTTATGGAAAAAGAACCTTTAA